In uncultured Ilyobacter sp., a genomic segment contains:
- a CDS encoding GNAT family N-acetyltransferase encodes MEWNIKKFDELSNRELYDIMQQRVDVFVVEQNCPYAEIDGKDIDAYHLFAADDGNIAAYTRILHPGVSFDEVSIGRVLVNMAYRGEGLGQELMKKTMEFVTKDLKEKSIKIAAQEYLLEFYLSLGFEEASDVYLEDGIPHIDMLFTKN; translated from the coding sequence ATGGAATGGAATATAAAGAAATTTGATGAACTTAGCAACAGAGAGCTTTATGATATAATGCAGCAGAGGGTGGATGTATTTGTGGTAGAGCAAAACTGCCCCTATGCAGAGATAGACGGGAAAGATATAGATGCCTATCATCTTTTTGCAGCAGATGACGGGAATATAGCCGCCTACACAAGGATACTCCATCCCGGGGTCTCGTTTGATGAGGTTTCTATAGGAAGGGTCTTGGTGAATATGGCCTATAGAGGCGAGGGGCTAGGACAAGAGCTTATGAAAAAAACAATGGAATTTGTGACCAAAGATCTGAAAGAAAAATCTATAAAAATCGCTGCTCAGGAATATCTCTTAGAATTTTATCTGAGTCTTGGATTTGAAGAGGCATCAGATGTTTATTTAGAGGACGGTATCCCACACATAGATATGCTCTTCACAAAAAACTAA
- a CDS encoding lipocalin family protein: MKGVLKIFIIFLTFFLYSMSYSWRGQEKKYGISEFQSEKYLGKWYEIVRKDHKFEKGLSNVTAQYEYLGNNKIKVINSGYDEKNEKLKTAVGRAKIKYKSVDNILKVSFFWPFYADYIIMDYDREGYTYALVRGRSDKYLWVLSRTPVLDSDILESLLEKAEEDGIKLDDLIYVKHDKLQ, translated from the coding sequence ATGAAGGGTGTTCTTAAGATTTTTATAATTTTTTTAACTTTTTTTCTTTATTCTATGTCCTATTCTTGGAGGGGGCAGGAAAAAAAATACGGTATTTCAGAGTTTCAATCTGAAAAATATCTCGGAAAATGGTATGAAATAGTTAGAAAAGATCATAAATTTGAAAAAGGACTGAGTAATGTGACGGCTCAGTATGAATATCTAGGGAACAATAAAATAAAGGTAATAAATAGTGGCTATGATGAAAAAAATGAAAAACTAAAAACCGCTGTAGGAAGGGCAAAAATAAAATACAAAAGTGTTGACAATATACTCAAAGTCAGCTTCTTTTGGCCTTTTTATGCTGACTATATAATAATGGATTATGACAGAGAAGGGTATACATATGCTTTGGTAAGGGGAAGAAGCGACAAATATCTCTGGGTGTTATCTAGGACTCCTGTTTTAGATAGTGATATATTAGAAAGCTTACTTGAAAAGGCAGAAGAAGACGGGATAAAGCTAGACGACCTTATCTATGTGAAACATGATAAACTGCAATAG
- a CDS encoding ABC transporter permease, whose translation MIEFFIAKKHIVERKKQSIISTLGMTIGIAVLIVSIGIANGLDKNMIESILSITSHVVVQDNGDIENYREIQKEIESIEGVKGVVPKTSTQGILKYNGVLGSYISGVKIEGLDLDDAKRAMELDKKIVQGTMDFDKPTELLMGKELYEQLGANLGDEVSIVSADNREVRFKIGGVFQSGYYEYDTSLVMLPLRAVQVLTYSGNTVSKMDVMLHDAYKSDQVASEIYSKTGLNTKTWGQLNRNLLSALSLEKTVMIIVFSLIVVIAGFVVWVTLNMLVREKTRDIGVMRAMGFSSERIMKIFLIEGMILGVMGIIIGTVVALGILWYVKNYSIAQLTSIYYLTKIPVELSLKEIFTIIGANLVVIFISSIFPAYRAAKLQPVEALRYE comes from the coding sequence ATGATAGAGTTTTTTATTGCTAAAAAACATATAGTTGAGAGAAAAAAACAGAGTATAATCTCTACTCTAGGTATGACTATAGGAATAGCTGTATTGATAGTATCTATAGGAATAGCAAACGGTCTAGATAAAAATATGATAGAGAGTATACTTTCTATAACCTCTCATGTGGTGGTACAGGACAACGGGGATATAGAAAACTACAGAGAAATACAAAAAGAGATAGAGAGTATAGAGGGTGTAAAGGGGGTTGTTCCTAAAACCTCTACCCAGGGGATATTGAAGTATAACGGTGTACTAGGAAGCTATATATCCGGAGTAAAGATAGAGGGGCTAGACTTAGATGATGCCAAAAGAGCCATGGAACTAGATAAGAAAATTGTTCAAGGAACCATGGATTTTGATAAACCGACAGAGCTTCTTATGGGGAAAGAGTTGTATGAGCAGTTAGGGGCTAATCTTGGGGATGAGGTCTCTATAGTTTCTGCAGACAACAGAGAGGTCAGATTTAAGATAGGTGGAGTTTTCCAAAGTGGATATTATGAGTATGACACCAGCCTAGTAATGCTTCCTCTAAGAGCAGTGCAGGTATTGACATACTCTGGAAATACAGTGAGTAAAATGGATGTGATGCTTCATGATGCCTATAAATCGGACCAGGTGGCATCTGAAATATATAGTAAGACTGGTTTGAATACCAAAACATGGGGACAACTGAACAGAAACCTTTTGTCGGCTTTATCTCTCGAGAAGACAGTTATGATAATAGTTTTTTCACTGATAGTGGTAATAGCAGGATTCGTAGTGTGGGTGACTTTGAATATGCTTGTAAGGGAAAAAACAAGAGATATAGGAGTTATGAGAGCTATGGGGTTTTCTAGTGAGAGAATAATGAAAATATTTCTTATAGAGGGAATGATCCTAGGAGTTATGGGGATAATAATAGGTACAGTAGTTGCCCTTGGGATACTCTGGTATGTAAAAAATTATTCAATAGCTCAGCTTACCAGTATATATTATCTTACAAAGATACCTGTAGAGCTATCTTTAAAGGAGATTTTCACCATAATAGGAGCTAATCTCGTGGTAATATTTATTTCAAGTATTTTCCCAGCATACAGGGCAGCAAAATTACAACCGGTGGAGGCGTTGAGGTATGAGTAA
- a CDS encoding ABC transporter ATP-binding protein, producing the protein MSKIVLNLEKLNKNYKDKKRELHIINNLDLKVEEGEFISILGKSGSGKSTLLNLMGLLDRPDSGKIYFDGIEVDNLKGSNIDKIKNEMLGFVFQFHYLLPEFTALENVMLPALLKNFKEKAEIKERAMKLLEEVELGERMEHKPNELSGGEKQRVAIARALINSPKILLADEPTGNLDEETSEKIHALLRRINRNMNQSIIVVTHSRELAKICHKRYYLKKGFLHLEEEIK; encoded by the coding sequence ATGAGTAAAATAGTACTAAATCTAGAAAAACTCAATAAAAACTATAAGGATAAAAAAAGGGAACTGCATATTATAAATAATCTAGACCTGAAAGTTGAGGAAGGGGAGTTTATCTCTATATTGGGTAAATCAGGTTCTGGAAAATCTACCTTGCTCAATCTTATGGGACTTTTGGACAGGCCCGACAGCGGGAAGATATATTTTGATGGTATAGAGGTGGACAACCTAAAGGGAAGCAACATTGACAAGATAAAAAATGAGATGCTTGGATTCGTATTTCAATTTCATTATCTTCTTCCTGAGTTTACGGCACTAGAAAATGTTATGCTGCCAGCCCTATTGAAAAACTTTAAGGAGAAGGCTGAGATAAAAGAGAGAGCTATGAAGTTACTAGAAGAGGTGGAACTAGGAGAACGGATGGAGCATAAACCGAATGAACTTTCTGGAGGGGAGAAACAGAGGGTTGCCATAGCGAGAGCTCTTATAAACTCTCCTAAAATACTTCTGGCAGATGAGCCCACTGGGAATCTAGACGAAGAAACCAGCGAAAAAATACACGCTCTTTTGAGAAGGATAAATCGTAATATGAATCAGTCTATAATTGTGGTGACCCACTCGAGAGAACTTGCCAAAATATGTCACAAAAGATATTATCTGAAAAAAGGATTCCTGCATTTAGAAGAGGAGATCAAGTAA
- the raiA gene encoding ribosome-associated translation inhibitor RaiA, producing MRLIIHGRHLNVTEPIRLHAEKKINKIKKYFDNIMEVDVTLSAESLKTGDYHTADVLVYMNGNKIKATATDEDLYASIDEVVDVLEQQIKKHKEKLRDNKHNAGRKNTIKYNPETKTIDKEDSKRIVQTTISARPMFVEEAVMQMEVLNKQFYVFMNADTEELNVVYRRNDGDYGHVEPA from the coding sequence ATGAGATTAATCATCCACGGGAGACATTTAAACGTTACTGAACCAATCAGGCTACATGCTGAGAAAAAAATCAACAAGATAAAAAAATATTTCGACAATATTATGGAGGTGGATGTAACATTATCGGCTGAAAGTTTGAAAACAGGGGATTACCATACTGCAGATGTATTGGTCTATATGAATGGTAATAAAATCAAAGCCACTGCTACTGATGAAGATCTATATGCATCAATAGACGAAGTAGTAGACGTATTGGAGCAGCAAATAAAGAAACATAAAGAAAAATTGAGAGATAATAAACACAATGCAGGACGTAAAAATACTATCAAGTATAATCCTGAAACCAAGACAATAGATAAAGAGGACAGTAAAAGAATAGTTCAAACTACAATTTCTGCAAGACCTATGTTTGTAGAGGAAGCTGTTATGCAGATGGAAGTTCTTAATAAACAATTTTATGTTTTTATGAATGCCGATACAGAGGAGCTCAATGTAGTCTATAGAAGAAATGATGGAGATTATGGCCACGTAGAACCAGCATAA
- the cobU gene encoding bifunctional adenosylcobinamide kinase/adenosylcobinamide-phosphate guanylyltransferase, producing MGRIIYVTGGARSGKSSFAENHVAESKLKRVYLATSIPFDNEMKLRVEKHKEQRGENWLTIEAYKNLYEILQNKVKDEKIILLDCLTVMVTNLMIMEKERDWDNIEKDDLYSIEKAIEDEIEGIFNFVEEKDLELVVVSNELGMGLVPPYALGRHFRDIAGRMNQLVAKRADEAYLVVSGLPMRLK from the coding sequence ATGGGTAGAATCATCTATGTTACTGGTGGTGCCAGAAGCGGTAAAAGCAGCTTTGCAGAAAACCATGTGGCGGAGAGTAAGCTGAAAAGAGTATATTTAGCCACCTCTATTCCTTTTGACAATGAGATGAAACTCAGGGTGGAAAAACATAAGGAGCAGAGAGGGGAGAATTGGCTGACTATAGAGGCTTATAAAAATCTCTATGAGATCCTCCAAAATAAGGTAAAAGATGAAAAAATTATTCTTTTGGACTGTCTCACGGTGATGGTTACCAATCTAATGATAATGGAAAAAGAGCGTGACTGGGACAACATAGAAAAAGATGATCTTTATTCCATCGAGAAAGCTATAGAGGACGAGATAGAGGGAATTTTTAATTTTGTAGAAGAAAAAGATTTAGAACTGGTGGTAGTGTCAAATGAGCTTGGAATGGGACTTGTTCCACCCTATGCACTAGGAAGACACTTCAGAGATATAGCGGGGAGAATGAACCAGCTAGTAGCCAAAAGAGCAGATGAAGCCTACTTAGTTGTATCAGGACTGCCAATGAGATTAAAATAA